One window from the genome of Flavobacterium agricola encodes:
- a CDS encoding AMP-dependent synthetase/ligase — translation MSQVTRLFDFPYYQLNTFPLEKAIVSKKNGIWRGHSTQEYINLANSFSKGLIELGIKKGEKVALITSNNRTEWNICDIGVLQTGALTVPIYPTISAEDYQFILEHSEASYCIVSDQVIYDKLVAVKHQLPNIKEVYSFDSIAGCKNWEEIIELGKSDKHNDELERLKQNVTSQDDATIIYTSGTTGRPKGVLLTHENIVSNVLMSFKRVPLSLGRDVALSFLPCCHIFERMLLYLYQYCGISIYYAESIETISDNLKEVKPHVMTVVPRLVEKVYDKIYAKGDDLTGFKKNLFYWTIELGEKYEAYHNSFLYSLKLWVARKLVFSKWHEGLGGNLKLMVSGSAPLQSRLARIFGAAGIPIMEGYGLTETSPVISVNDQRNGGLKFGTVGKILDGVEVKIAEDGEILVKGPNVTKGYYKEPEKTAEAFSDGYFCTGDIGEIDAQGFLKITDRKKEMLKTSGGKYVAPQVLENAIKQSHFIEQIMVIGDGEKMPAAFIQPNYEFVREWAKRKKINLGASNQDVCSNEKVIARIQKELDAINERFGKWEQIKKFELTPTVWSIDTGELTPTLKLKRKVIKEKYQDLYDKIYKN, via the coding sequence ATGAGTCAAGTAACCCGATTATTCGATTTCCCGTACTACCAACTCAACACATTTCCATTAGAAAAAGCAATCGTTTCTAAAAAAAATGGTATTTGGCGCGGTCATTCAACACAAGAATATATTAATCTTGCTAATTCTTTTTCTAAAGGATTAATAGAATTAGGTATAAAAAAAGGCGAAAAAGTTGCTTTAATTACATCGAACAACCGAACCGAATGGAATATTTGTGACATTGGCGTTTTACAAACAGGTGCTTTAACCGTGCCAATTTACCCTACTATTTCTGCAGAAGATTATCAGTTTATTTTAGAGCATTCTGAAGCAAGCTATTGCATTGTTTCTGATCAAGTTATTTACGACAAATTAGTTGCAGTCAAGCATCAATTACCAAATATTAAAGAAGTTTATTCGTTTGACAGCATTGCCGGATGTAAAAACTGGGAAGAAATTATTGAGCTGGGCAAATCTGACAAACATAATGACGAATTAGAACGTTTAAAGCAAAACGTAACCAGCCAAGATGATGCAACAATTATTTATACATCTGGAACAACCGGACGCCCTAAAGGCGTTTTATTAACTCACGAAAACATTGTTTCAAACGTATTAATGAGCTTTAAACGCGTGCCTTTAAGTTTAGGTCGTGACGTTGCCTTAAGCTTTTTACCGTGTTGCCATATTTTTGAACGCATGTTGTTGTATTTATACCAATATTGTGGAATTTCAATTTATTATGCAGAAAGCATAGAAACCATTTCTGATAATTTAAAAGAAGTTAAACCGCACGTTATGACGGTTGTACCACGTTTGGTAGAAAAGGTTTATGATAAAATTTATGCCAAAGGCGATGATTTAACCGGATTTAAAAAGAACCTGTTTTATTGGACCATTGAATTAGGCGAAAAATACGAAGCGTACCACAACAGCTTTTTATATTCATTAAAACTTTGGGTGGCTCGTAAATTAGTTTTTTCTAAATGGCACGAAGGTTTAGGTGGTAATTTAAAACTTATGGTTTCGGGTTCTGCCCCATTACAATCTAGATTAGCACGTATTTTTGGAGCTGCCGGAATTCCGATTATGGAAGGATATGGTTTAACCGAAACATCACCCGTAATTTCAGTAAACGACCAACGCAACGGTGGTTTAAAATTTGGCACCGTAGGTAAAATTTTAGATGGTGTTGAAGTTAAAATTGCTGAAGATGGCGAAATTTTAGTTAAAGGTCCAAATGTTACCAAAGGTTATTATAAAGAACCTGAAAAAACAGCCGAAGCTTTTTCTGATGGATATTTCTGCACCGGAGATATTGGTGAAATTGATGCACAAGGTTTCTTAAAAATTACCGATCGTAAAAAAGAAATGCTTAAAACCTCGGGCGGTAAATATGTAGCACCTCAGGTTTTAGAAAACGCCATTAAACAATCGCATTTTATAGAACAAATTATGGTTATTGGAGATGGCGAAAAAATGCCAGCTGCCTTTATTCAACCTAATTATGAATTTGTACGCGAATGGGCAAAACGTAAAAAAATAAATTTAGGAGCAAGCAATCAAGATGTTTGTTCTAACGAAAAAGTAATTGCGCGTATTCAAAAAGAACTTGATGCAATTAACGAACGTTTTGGTAAATGGGAACAAATTAAAAAGTTTGAACTTACGCCAACCGTTTGGTCGATCGATACCGGTGAATTAACACCAACGCTTAAATTAAAACGTAAAGTTATTAAAGAAAAATATCAAGATTTATACGATAAAATATACAAAAACTAA
- a CDS encoding MarR family winged helix-turn-helix transcriptional regulator: MKDKTIDYVLRATWQAVSRMYNEEAAKYGATMSTGFALLSIDREKGTPSTTLGPKMGMEATSLTRTLKTMEEKGLITRRKNPLDGRGVLIFLTAFGQQKRDLSKQTVLQFNEAVKKEVGEEKLKHFIEVSEIINQLIADKKIFNPNKNK; this comes from the coding sequence ATGAAAGATAAAACCATAGATTATGTTTTGCGAGCAACTTGGCAAGCGGTTAGCAGAATGTACAATGAAGAAGCAGCAAAATACGGTGCAACCATGTCAACCGGATTTGCATTATTAAGCATTGACAGAGAAAAAGGAACTCCATCTACCACATTAGGTCCAAAAATGGGTATGGAAGCTACCAGTTTAACACGTACTTTAAAAACAATGGAAGAAAAAGGATTAATTACCCGACGTAAAAATCCGTTAGACGGACGAGGGGTTTTAATTTTTTTAACCGCATTTGGGCAACAAAAAAGAGATTTATCTAAACAAACCGTTTTACAATTTAACGAAGCAGTAAAAAAAGAAGTTGGCGAAGAAAAGTTGAAACATTTTATAGAAGTTTCAGAAATTATTAATCAACTAATTGCAGATAAAAAAATATTCAATCCAAATAAAAACAAATAA
- a CDS encoding acyl-CoA dehydrogenase family protein: protein MADITRGGQFLVKETLSQNIFTPEDFSEEQKMMRDSVKEFIDREIWPNKERFEKKDYKFTEECMRKAGELGFLGVSVLEEFGGLGMGFVSTMLTCDYISGATGSFSTAFGAHTGIGTMPITLYGTTEQKNKYVPKLASGEWFGAYCLTEPGAGSDANSGKTKAELTADGKHYKINGQKMWISNAGFCNVMIVFARIEDDKNITGFIVEYDPNNANGITLGEEEHKLGIRASSTRQVFFNDTLVPVENMLAGRGEGFKIAMNALNVGRIKLAAACLDSQRRLITKSVNYANERIQFKTPIANFGAIRSKLAEMATNAYVGESASYRAAGDIENRINARLADGNEHQEAELKGVEEFAIECSILKVAVSEDVQLCADEGIQIFGGMGFSEDTPMESAWRDARISRIYEGTNEINRMLTVGMLIKKAMKGHVDLLGPATAVGEELMGIPDFNTPDYSELFAEEKALVNKLKKAFLMVAGSAVQKYGTDLDKHQQLLMAASDMLIEIYMAESGILRTEKLVNKIGEDAAKVQIAMAQLYLYHATDIIASKGKEGIVSFAEGDEQRMMLMGLRRFTKYDNMPNVGALRELIAEKVVQENEYCF from the coding sequence ATGGCAGATATTACTAGAGGCGGTCAATTCTTGGTAAAAGAAACGCTATCACAAAATATTTTTACACCAGAAGATTTTTCTGAAGAACAAAAAATGATGCGCGATTCAGTAAAAGAATTTATTGATCGCGAAATTTGGCCGAACAAAGAACGTTTTGAGAAAAAAGATTACAAATTTACTGAAGAATGCATGCGCAAAGCCGGTGAATTAGGATTTTTAGGCGTTTCGGTTCTAGAAGAATTTGGCGGTTTAGGTATGGGATTTGTTTCTACCATGCTAACTTGTGATTACATTTCGGGTGCAACCGGATCTTTTTCAACAGCTTTTGGAGCACATACCGGAATTGGTACCATGCCAATTACGTTATACGGTACAACAGAACAAAAAAATAAATATGTACCTAAATTAGCTTCGGGCGAATGGTTTGGAGCTTATTGTTTAACCGAACCAGGTGCAGGATCGGATGCAAATTCAGGTAAAACTAAAGCTGAATTAACTGCAGACGGAAAACATTACAAAATTAACGGACAAAAAATGTGGATTTCTAACGCAGGTTTTTGTAACGTAATGATTGTATTTGCACGTATTGAAGACGATAAAAATATTACCGGTTTTATTGTAGAATACGATCCGAACAACGCTAACGGAATTACTTTAGGCGAAGAAGAACATAAATTAGGCATTCGTGCAAGTTCAACACGTCAGGTATTTTTTAACGATACGTTAGTACCGGTAGAAAATATGTTGGCAGGCCGTGGCGAAGGTTTTAAAATTGCTATGAATGCCTTAAACGTGGGCCGTATTAAATTAGCAGCAGCTTGTTTAGATTCACAACGTCGTTTAATTACCAAATCGGTAAATTATGCAAACGAACGTATTCAATTTAAAACACCTATTGCAAACTTTGGTGCTATTCGTTCTAAACTTGCTGAAATGGCAACCAATGCTTATGTGGGCGAATCGGCATCGTACCGTGCTGCTGGTGATATAGAAAATAGAATTAATGCACGTTTGGCTGATGGAAACGAGCATCAAGAAGCTGAATTAAAAGGTGTTGAAGAATTTGCTATTGAATGTTCTATTCTAAAAGTTGCCGTTTCTGAAGATGTACAATTATGTGCAGATGAAGGAATTCAAATTTTTGGAGGTATGGGCTTTTCTGAAGATACCCCAATGGAATCGGCTTGGCGTGATGCACGTATTTCTCGTATTTACGAAGGTACAAACGAAATTAACCGTATGTTAACCGTTGGAATGCTGATTAAAAAAGCAATGAAAGGACATGTAGATTTATTAGGTCCTGCAACAGCAGTTGGCGAAGAATTAATGGGAATTCCTGATTTTAATACGCCAGATTATAGCGAATTATTTGCGGAAGAAAAAGCGTTGGTAAACAAGCTTAAAAAAGCCTTTTTAATGGTTGCTGGATCAGCAGTTCAGAAATACGGAACAGATTTAGACAAACACCAACAATTATTAATGGCAGCATCTGATATGTTAATTGAAATTTACATGGCAGAATCTGGTATTTTACGTACAGAAAAGCTAGTAAACAAAATTGGTGAAGATGCAGCTAAAGTACAAATTGCAATGGCTCAACTTTATTTATACCATGCTACCGACATTATTGCAAGCAAAGGAAAAGAAGGAATTGTTTCTTTTGCCGAAGGCGATGAACAACGTATGATGTTAATGGGCTTACGCCGTTTTACTAAATACGACAACATGCCAAATGTTGGTGCTTTACGCGAACTTATTGCAGAAAAAGTAGTGCAAGAAAACGAATATTGTTTTTAA
- a CDS encoding acetyl-CoA C-acyltransferase, translated as MKTAYIVKAYRTAVGKAPKGLFRFKRPDELAAETIEFMMNEVPQLDKKRIDDVMVGNAMPEAEQGLNMGRLISLMGLKVTDVPGVTVNRYCASGLETIGMATAKIQSGMAHCIIAGGAESMSFIPMGGYRATPDYKVAKEGHEDYYWGMGLTAEAVAKKYNVSREDQDEFALQSHLKALKAQAEGKFDSQIVPIKVEQTFINEKGKKETTNYSVAVDEGPRAATSLEALAKLRPVFAADGSVTAGNSSQMSDGAAFVLVMSEEMVKELNLEPIARLVTFASAGVEPRIMGIGPVKAIPKALQQAGLKQNDIELIELNEAFAAQSLAVIRELDLNPEIINVNGGAIALGHPLGCTGAKLSVQLFDEMKRRGNKYGMVTMCVGTGQGTAGIYELL; from the coding sequence ATGAAAACAGCATATATTGTTAAAGCATATAGAACAGCCGTAGGTAAAGCACCTAAAGGATTGTTTCGTTTTAAACGACCGGATGAGCTTGCTGCCGAAACCATCGAATTTATGATGAATGAAGTGCCGCAGCTTGATAAAAAACGTATTGACGATGTTATGGTAGGCAACGCCATGCCCGAAGCCGAACAAGGTTTAAACATGGGCCGTTTAATCTCGTTAATGGGATTAAAAGTGACCGATGTTCCGGGAGTAACCGTAAATCGTTATTGTGCTTCAGGATTAGAAACTATTGGAATGGCAACCGCAAAAATTCAGTCAGGTATGGCACATTGCATTATAGCTGGTGGAGCCGAATCTATGAGCTTTATTCCAATGGGTGGTTACCGTGCAACGCCAGATTATAAAGTGGCCAAAGAAGGGCATGAAGATTATTATTGGGGCATGGGATTAACTGCCGAAGCAGTGGCTAAAAAATACAACGTTTCTCGTGAAGATCAAGATGAATTTGCCTTACAATCACATCTAAAAGCTCTAAAAGCTCAGGCAGAAGGTAAATTTGATTCTCAAATTGTTCCTATTAAAGTAGAACAAACTTTTATTAACGAAAAAGGTAAAAAAGAAACCACAAACTACAGCGTTGCAGTTGATGAAGGACCACGTGCAGCAACTTCGTTAGAAGCTTTAGCTAAACTTCGTCCGGTTTTTGCAGCAGATGGATCTGTAACAGCAGGAAATTCGTCACAAATGTCAGACGGAGCAGCTTTTGTTTTAGTTATGTCTGAAGAAATGGTAAAAGAATTAAACCTTGAACCAATTGCGCGCTTGGTAACTTTTGCATCTGCTGGGGTTGAACCGCGTATAATGGGAATTGGTCCGGTAAAAGCCATTCCAAAAGCATTACAACAAGCTGGTTTAAAACAAAATGATATTGAGTTAATCGAATTAAACGAAGCTTTTGCAGCACAATCGTTAGCGGTTATTCGCGAATTAGATTTAAATCCTGAAATTATTAACGTAAACGGTGGTGCTATTGCTTTAGGTCACCCACTAGGTTGTACAGGTGCAAAACTTTCGGTTCAGTTATTCGACGAAATGAAACGTCGCGGAAACAAATACGGCATGGTAACCATGTGCGTGGGTACCGGACAAGGAACAGCAGGTATTTACGAACTTTTATAA
- a CDS encoding AMP-dependent synthetase/ligase — MPNITRIFDFIYYQNEKYPLADAFADKVNGTWVKTSTQNYIDKTNALSRALLQLGVKPADKIALITSTNRSEWNIADSAIAQLGAVTVPIYPNISESEYAYIFNHSECKYCFVSDATLFQKIQAVFPQLNFLEKVFCFDAVDRLQSFQDLIALGNTLQNQEEVEQAKAAVNPLALASIIYTSGTTGQPKGVMLSHNNLVKNVLFASSRVNLPLGKTVTLSFLPCCHVFERVLLYCYQYKGFSTYYAESIEHIAENIKEVRPNMMTVVPRLLEKVYDRIIAKGNELTGFKKQLFFWATNLAEQYEPYGANGAIYECKLKIARALILNKFKAGLGGRLNLIISGSAALQDRLPRFFTAAGINTVEGYGLTETSPVIAVNDYNNHNYKSKTVGKPIDGVTIKIAEDGEILTRSECVMMGYYKDPVKTNEVIKNGFFYTEDIGELDEDGFLRITDRKKEMFKTSGGKYVAPQTLENEFKKSLFIEQIMVVGEGEKMPVALIQPDFDYVNHWATQNKIDVVNNEQLITHPEIIKQFQAELDAINQNFGRWEQIKVFALTPNIWSVDTGELTPTLKLKRKYIKQKFIELYNKMYNH; from the coding sequence ATGCCTAACATTACCAGAATATTCGATTTTATATATTACCAAAACGAGAAATATCCGCTAGCCGATGCGTTTGCAGATAAAGTTAACGGAACTTGGGTAAAAACCAGCACCCAAAATTATATTGATAAAACCAATGCGTTATCGCGTGCCTTATTGCAGCTTGGCGTAAAACCAGCTGATAAAATTGCATTAATTACCAGCACCAACCGATCGGAATGGAATATTGCCGATTCTGCCATTGCGCAATTAGGTGCCGTAACGGTGCCAATTTATCCAAATATTTCTGAATCTGAATACGCATATATTTTTAACCATTCGGAATGTAAATATTGTTTTGTGTCAGATGCAACCTTGTTTCAAAAAATTCAAGCCGTTTTTCCACAACTTAATTTTTTAGAAAAAGTTTTTTGTTTTGATGCGGTTGATAGATTGCAATCTTTTCAAGATTTGATTGCTTTAGGAAATACGCTTCAAAATCAAGAAGAAGTAGAACAAGCAAAAGCTGCAGTTAATCCGCTAGCATTAGCTTCAATCATTTATACATCAGGTACAACCGGACAACCTAAAGGCGTAATGCTATCTCACAATAACTTGGTTAAAAACGTTTTGTTTGCAAGCAGCCGTGTTAATTTACCTTTAGGTAAAACGGTAACCTTAAGCTTTTTACCTTGTTGTCATGTTTTTGAGCGCGTTTTGTTGTATTGCTATCAGTACAAAGGTTTTTCTACGTATTATGCCGAAAGTATTGAACATATAGCCGAAAACATTAAAGAAGTTCGCCCTAATATGATGACCGTTGTACCGCGTTTGTTAGAAAAAGTTTACGATCGAATTATCGCGAAAGGAAACGAATTAACTGGTTTTAAAAAACAATTGTTTTTTTGGGCAACTAATTTAGCCGAGCAATACGAACCTTACGGTGCAAATGGTGCTATTTATGAATGTAAACTTAAAATAGCTCGTGCTTTAATTTTAAATAAATTTAAAGCAGGTTTAGGAGGCCGTTTAAACTTAATTATTTCCGGATCAGCTGCCTTACAAGACCGATTACCTCGTTTTTTTACCGCTGCCGGAATTAATACGGTTGAAGGTTATGGATTAACAGAAACTTCACCGGTTATTGCTGTAAACGATTATAACAACCACAACTACAAATCTAAAACCGTTGGTAAACCTATTGATGGAGTTACTATTAAAATAGCCGAAGATGGCGAAATTTTAACGCGAAGCGAATGCGTAATGATGGGCTATTATAAAGATCCGGTTAAAACGAATGAAGTTATTAAAAACGGCTTTTTTTATACCGAAGATATTGGTGAATTGGATGAGGATGGTTTTTTACGTATTACCGATCGAAAAAAAGAAATGTTTAAAACATCGGGCGGAAAATACGTAGCCCCACAAACGTTAGAAAACGAATTTAAAAAATCGCTTTTTATAGAACAAATTATGGTGGTTGGCGAAGGCGAAAAAATGCCAGTAGCATTAATACAACCCGATTTTGACTATGTAAACCATTGGGCAACACAAAATAAAATTGATGTAGTAAATAATGAGCAGCTTATTACGCATCCAGAAATTATAAAACAGTTTCAAGCAGAATTAGATGCAATCAATCAAAATTTTGGGCGTTGGGAACAAATTAAGGTTTTTGCATTAACCCCAAATATTTGGTCGGTAGATACGGGCGAATTAACCCCAACATTAAAACTAAAACGGAAATATATAAAGCAAAAATTTATTGAGTTGTACAATAAAATGTATAATCATTAA
- a CDS encoding 3-hydroxyacyl-CoA dehydrogenase/enoyl-CoA hydratase family protein, whose translation MKRLIKKVAVIGSGIMGSGIACHFANIGVEVLLLDIVPNQLTDAEAKKGLTLENKAVRNRLVNDNLAAALKSNPSPIYDKKFANRISTGNTTDDLAKIKDVDWIIEVVVERLDIKKAVYEQIEKYRKPGTLITSNTSGIPIHFMSEGRSQDFQEHFCGTHFFNPVRYLKLFEIIPGPKTKPEVLEFLNEYGEKFLGKTSVVAKDTPAFIGNRIGIYGIMSLFHLVKEMGLTIEEVDKLTGPVIGRPKSATFRTVDVVGLDTLVHVANGLYDNCPNDEAHDLFKLPAFVQFLLDNKWLGSKTKQGFYKKVDKDILSFDLETLEYRPAKKASFQTLELTKTIDKVVDRFKVLVKGKDKAGEFYRKSFAGLFAYVSNRVPEITDDLYKIDDAMKAGFGWEHGPFQIWDAIGVEKALEFMNELGEKPAAWVQEMLASGNKSFYTVKDGATYYYDLTTKTQKKIPGQDAFIILNNIRESKKVWGNSDVTLHDIGDGILNLEFHSKMNSIGGGVISGINKAIDIAEQKYNGLVIGNQGANFSVGANLAMIFMMAVEQEYDELNFSIKAFQDTMMRVRYSGIPVIAAPHGMTLGGGCELTLHADKAVAAAETYIGLVEFGVGVIPGGGGSKEMALRAADLFKKNDVKLNILQEYFLTVGTAKVATSAYEAIDLGFLQKGKDIIVVNKDRQIAEAKKHALIMAEAGYTQPIRRKDVEVLGKQALGAFLVGTDGMMAGKYISEHDRKIANKLAYVMAGGDLSEPTLVSEQYLLDLEREAFLSLCTERKTLERIQFMLTKGKPLRN comes from the coding sequence ATGAAACGACTTATTAAAAAAGTAGCTGTCATTGGTTCAGGAATTATGGGATCAGGCATTGCATGTCATTTTGCCAACATCGGTGTCGAGGTGCTATTACTTGACATTGTTCCAAACCAATTAACAGATGCCGAAGCTAAAAAAGGCTTAACGTTAGAAAACAAAGCAGTTCGTAACCGATTGGTAAACGACAATTTAGCGGCAGCGCTAAAATCTAACCCCTCACCTATTTACGACAAAAAATTTGCCAACCGCATTTCTACAGGAAACACAACCGACGATTTGGCTAAAATTAAAGATGTAGATTGGATTATTGAGGTTGTTGTAGAACGTTTAGATATTAAAAAAGCGGTTTATGAACAAATTGAAAAATACAGAAAACCTGGAACTTTAATAACTTCAAATACCTCTGGTATTCCGATTCATTTTATGAGTGAAGGACGTAGCCAAGATTTTCAAGAACATTTTTGTGGTACGCACTTTTTTAACCCAGTTCGTTACTTAAAATTGTTCGAAATCATTCCTGGTCCAAAAACAAAACCAGAAGTTTTAGAATTTTTAAATGAATATGGTGAAAAGTTTTTAGGTAAAACATCGGTTGTAGCAAAAGATACACCAGCATTTATTGGTAACCGCATCGGTATTTACGGTATCATGAGCTTGTTTCATTTAGTAAAAGAAATGGGCTTAACTATTGAGGAAGTAGATAAATTAACCGGTCCGGTTATTGGCCGCCCAAAATCAGCAACTTTCCGTACGGTTGATGTGGTTGGTTTAGATACGTTGGTTCACGTTGCAAACGGATTATACGACAATTGCCCGAATGACGAAGCGCATGATTTATTTAAACTACCTGCATTCGTTCAGTTTTTATTAGATAATAAATGGTTAGGCAGCAAAACAAAACAAGGTTTTTACAAAAAAGTAGATAAAGACATTTTATCTTTTGATTTAGAAACGTTAGAATACCGCCCTGCCAAAAAAGCATCATTCCAAACCTTAGAATTAACTAAAACCATCGATAAAGTAGTTGATCGTTTTAAAGTTTTAGTGAAAGGAAAAGATAAAGCAGGTGAATTCTACCGTAAATCTTTCGCGGGCTTATTTGCCTATGTTTCTAATCGTGTACCAGAAATTACCGACGATTTATATAAAATTGACGATGCCATGAAAGCTGGTTTTGGTTGGGAACACGGACCATTCCAAATTTGGGATGCAATCGGGGTAGAAAAAGCTCTAGAATTTATGAATGAGCTTGGAGAAAAACCGGCAGCTTGGGTTCAAGAAATGTTAGCTTCTGGCAACAAATCTTTTTATACTGTAAAAGATGGGGCAACGTATTACTACGATTTAACTACTAAAACTCAGAAAAAAATTCCTGGACAAGATGCCTTTATCATTTTAAATAACATTCGTGAAAGCAAAAAAGTTTGGGGTAATTCAGATGTTACCTTACACGATATTGGTGATGGTATTTTAAACTTAGAATTCCATTCAAAAATGAATTCAATTGGCGGTGGTGTTATTTCTGGTATCAACAAAGCAATTGATATTGCCGAACAAAAATATAACGGTTTAGTAATTGGTAACCAAGGAGCAAATTTCTCCGTTGGTGCAAACTTAGCCATGATTTTTATGATGGCGGTTGAGCAAGAATATGACGAATTAAACTTCTCAATCAAAGCATTCCAAGATACCATGATGCGCGTGCGTTATTCAGGCATTCCTGTAATTGCTGCTCCTCACGGAATGACATTAGGCGGCGGATGCGAATTAACCTTGCATGCAGATAAAGCTGTTGCTGCCGCCGAAACGTACATTGGTTTGGTTGAATTTGGTGTTGGAGTTATTCCCGGTGGTGGTGGTTCTAAAGAAATGGCTTTACGTGCTGCCGATCTGTTCAAGAAAAATGACGTAAAATTAAATATTTTACAAGAATATTTTTTAACCGTTGGTACCGCTAAAGTTGCAACATCTGCTTATGAAGCAATAGATTTAGGCTTTTTACAAAAAGGAAAAGATATAATTGTAGTAAACAAAGATCGTCAGATTGCCGAAGCTAAAAAACATGCATTAATTATGGCCGAAGCTGGTTATACACAACCTATTCGCAGAAAAGATGTTGAAGTTTTAGGTAAGCAAGCTTTAGGTGCTTTCTTGGTAGGAACCGATGGTATGATGGCCGGAAAATACATTTCTGAACACGACCGTAAAATTGCTAACAAATTAGCATATGTTATGGCTGGTGGAGATTTGTCAGAACCTACCCTAGTTTCAGAACAATATTTATTGGATTTAGAACGTGAAGCTTTCTTATCGTTATGTACTGAAAGAAAAACGTTAGAACGTATTCAATTCATGTTAACCAAAGGAAAACCGTTAAGAAATTAA
- a CDS encoding polysaccharide pyruvyl transferase family protein has product MNNKIAILTQPIGKNYGGMIQNYALQYILKEKGFKVETLARDKKNSSLRKVLSIIKNKTYNLALNKQVRKFSDEELNYILDSNFKFLNEHINISKNLFSTQDLKKYFEQNKFSHVIIGSDQTWRPMYSPDIYNYFLDFLVDNPQVNKLAYASSFGTDKWEYSSKDAEICKKLIKQFNNISVREDSGVDLCKRYLDADAKLVLDPTLLLDKEVYINLFQHENTTKSGLYNYVLDKNEIKQGFIKKISQHLNIEVFNCQPKADMYGKLNDYSLDDYKFPTIQSWLKGFHDADFVVTDSFHGTVFSIIFNKPFLAITNVERGASRFTSLLKLFNLEHRLVTDINNFDFNLLNKAIDYKKVNEIKERLKQESLDFLLTSLKK; this is encoded by the coding sequence ATGAACAACAAAATAGCTATTTTAACACAACCTATCGGAAAAAATTATGGGGGCATGATACAAAATTATGCTTTGCAATACATTTTAAAGGAAAAAGGATTTAAGGTAGAAACACTGGCTCGTGATAAAAAAAACAGTTCTTTACGTAAAGTACTTTCTATTATTAAAAATAAAACATACAATCTTGCTCTAAATAAACAGGTAAGAAAGTTTTCGGATGAAGAACTTAACTACATTTTAGATTCTAATTTTAAGTTTCTAAATGAACACATTAACATATCTAAAAATTTATTTTCAACACAAGATTTAAAAAAATATTTTGAGCAAAATAAATTTAGTCATGTAATTATTGGTAGTGATCAAACATGGCGCCCAATGTATTCTCCCGATATATATAATTATTTTTTAGATTTTTTAGTAGATAATCCTCAAGTTAATAAGTTAGCTTACGCATCTTCTTTTGGAACTGATAAATGGGAATATTCTAGTAAAGATGCCGAAATATGTAAAAAGTTGATAAAACAATTTAATAATATTTCAGTTAGAGAAGATTCTGGAGTTGATTTATGCAAGAGATATCTAGATGCAGATGCTAAATTAGTTCTAGATCCTACTTTATTGTTAGATAAAGAAGTTTATATTAATTTATTTCAGCATGAAAACACAACAAAATCTGGGCTTTACAATTACGTTTTAGATAAAAATGAAATTAAACAAGGTTTTATTAAAAAAATTAGTCAGCATTTAAATATAGAGGTTTTTAATTGTCAGCCCAAAGCAGATATGTATGGAAAGCTTAATGATTATTCTTTAGATGATTATAAGTTTCCAACAATTCAGAGCTGGTTAAAAGGATTTCATGACGCAGATTTTGTAGTAACAGATTCTTTTCACGGAACTGTTTTTTCTATCATTTTTAATAAACCGTTTCTTGCTATTACAAATGTTGAAAGAGGCGCTTCACGATTTACCTCTTTATTAAAACTATTTAATTTAGAACATAGGCTGGTAACAGATATAAATAATTTTGACTTCAATCTATTAAATAAAGCAATTGATTATAAGAAAGTTAATGAGATAAAAGAAAGGTTAAAACAAGAATCTTTAGATTTTTTATTAACTAGTTTAAAAAAATAA